The Candidatus Dormiibacterota bacterium genome includes a window with the following:
- the queG gene encoding tRNA epoxyqueuosine(34) reductase QueG yields MTGRSPRSDPAAIKGLVVAAALARGAGSVAVAPANPDAGARERMREAFARGDFATWGYAEGYARAAADPAHILAGARSVICIALPYATPPPHRGALQGRVSNYAWSQDYHHRLRALLADLAAMVDEAAGAAVTAIACDTKPLAERAFAARAGLGWIGKHTNLIAPRDGSFVFLGEIVTTLELPPDAPLRKTCGSCSRCVDACPTGALRGDYTIDASRCIADLTQRTDAIPRELRAMIGDWVWGCDICQDVCPPTQRAGARGDERMSAIDTTVAAPPLVDLLRLRSGEFKRRYQRTAMGWRGSAVLRRNAAVALGNALDRSSVPALAASLRDDPHAMVRGHAAWALGRIASPSALDALRERRSLETDEDVRGEIALALEPFVGRAPLGIA; encoded by the coding sequence ATGACGGGCCGCTCGCCACGATCTGACCCGGCCGCGATCAAAGGCTTGGTCGTCGCAGCCGCGCTCGCCCGCGGGGCCGGATCCGTTGCGGTCGCGCCTGCGAACCCCGACGCCGGTGCGCGAGAGCGCATGCGCGAAGCTTTTGCCCGCGGCGATTTCGCAACCTGGGGCTATGCGGAAGGCTACGCGCGGGCGGCGGCCGATCCCGCGCACATTCTCGCCGGTGCTCGGAGCGTCATCTGCATCGCGCTGCCGTATGCGACGCCGCCGCCGCATCGCGGTGCTCTGCAAGGACGCGTGTCCAACTACGCATGGTCGCAGGACTATCATCATCGCTTGCGCGCGTTGCTCGCCGATCTCGCCGCCATGGTCGACGAGGCCGCGGGGGCTGCCGTTACCGCCATCGCATGCGATACCAAACCGCTTGCCGAGCGTGCTTTCGCGGCCCGCGCGGGCTTGGGGTGGATCGGCAAACACACGAACCTCATCGCTCCACGGGACGGTTCGTTCGTTTTTCTGGGAGAGATCGTCACCACGCTGGAACTCCCGCCGGATGCGCCGCTGCGCAAAACCTGCGGGTCGTGCTCGCGCTGCGTCGATGCGTGCCCCACCGGCGCTTTGCGCGGCGATTACACGATCGACGCATCGCGCTGCATCGCCGATCTCACGCAGCGCACCGATGCGATCCCGCGCGAGTTGCGGGCGATGATCGGCGATTGGGTGTGGGGGTGCGATATCTGCCAGGACGTCTGCCCGCCGACGCAGCGCGCCGGCGCTCGCGGCGACGAGCGCATGTCCGCGATCGATACCACCGTCGCCGCTCCGCCGCTTGTAGACTTGCTGCGCCTTCGAAGCGGCGAATTCAAACGACGCTACCAACGCACGGCGATGGGTTGGCGAGGCTCCGCGGTCTTGCGTCGCAACGCGGCCGTGGCGCTGGGTAACGCGCTCGACCGTTCGAGCGTTCCAGCCTTAGCCGCATCCTTGCGCGACGATCCGCACGCGATGGTGCGGGGCCATGCAGCGTGGGCGCTCGGTCGCATCGCTTCGCCTTCGGCGCTCGACGCATTACGCGAGCGGCGAAGCTTAGAAACCGATGAGGACGTGCGCGGCGAGATCGCGCTGGCATTGGAACCCTTCGTTGGCCGGGCGCCGTTAGGAATAGCATGA
- a CDS encoding aldo/keto reductase: protein MRYATFGLTGSRVSVVGQGSWDIPERGARAKEAQLALRRGIELGMTHLDTAEMYGSGAVETLLGKAIAGLPRERLFITSKVLPSNADYAGTIAACERSLKRLGLDHLDLYLLHWPSSYPLAETMGALEALVEQGKTRHIGVSNFDCEDMLEARTYLRSVPLACNQVLYHLNERGIERRVLPAAREHRIAVVGYTPFGRGAFPHAAAAPGGVLGTIASKHGVGVRAIILAFLTRDPALFTIPKASRVEHVEENARGGSVQLDERDIAAIDAAFPVGDDGPLATI from the coding sequence ATGCGCTACGCAACGTTCGGCCTAACCGGCAGCCGCGTTTCCGTCGTCGGCCAGGGCTCGTGGGATATTCCAGAGCGAGGCGCGCGCGCGAAGGAGGCGCAACTCGCGCTGCGTCGCGGAATCGAACTCGGCATGACGCATTTGGATACGGCCGAGATGTACGGTTCCGGCGCGGTGGAAACGCTGCTCGGAAAAGCGATTGCCGGCCTGCCGCGCGAACGTCTCTTCATCACGAGCAAGGTGCTGCCCAGCAACGCCGACTATGCGGGAACGATCGCCGCGTGCGAGCGCAGCCTCAAGCGTCTGGGGCTCGACCACCTCGATCTCTATCTGTTGCATTGGCCGAGCAGCTATCCGCTCGCAGAGACGATGGGCGCCCTGGAGGCGCTCGTCGAGCAGGGCAAAACGCGTCATATCGGCGTGAGCAACTTCGATTGCGAGGATATGCTCGAAGCGCGCACCTATCTGCGTAGCGTGCCGCTGGCGTGCAATCAAGTGCTCTACCATCTCAACGAACGCGGCATCGAACGCCGCGTTCTGCCCGCGGCCCGGGAACACCGTATCGCAGTCGTCGGCTACACGCCCTTCGGCCGTGGAGCATTCCCTCACGCGGCAGCCGCGCCGGGAGGCGTGCTCGGAACGATCGCGAGCAAACACGGCGTCGGCGTGCGCGCGATTATCCTGGCGTTTTTAACGCGCGATCCGGCGTTGTTTACGATCCCGAAGGCATCCCGCGTCGAACACGTCGAGGAGAACGCGCGCGGCGGCTCCGTGCAACTCGACGAACGCGATATCGCGGCGATCGACGCCGCCTTCCCGGTGGGAGATGACGGGCCGCTCGCCACGATCTGA
- the moeB gene encoding molybdopterin-synthase adenylyltransferase MoeB has translation MAQRPASEGVTLAGSRELRRYSRHLLIPEVGLAGQERMAAARVLVIGAGGLGSPVLQYLAAAGIGRIGVMDDDTVDETNLQRQTIFSTADIGRQKAQAAADRLQALNPFVAIDPIAARFDERNARELVRLYDVVVDCTDRFPIRYLVNDACVLEGKPDVYASIFRFDGQVSVFGASGGPCYRCLYPQAPPAGSVPTCAEGGVLGVLGGLVGAWQANEVFKLVLGIGEPLVGRLLLVDSLAGSTHTVRFDRDPDCAVCGTSPTIREASEEAQDDDTVRDDDVLPGDLDRALESALLIDVREPHEVVLGIVPGALHIPASQLEARLHELDTARSYIVACRIGQKSQWALARLHDAGFTRVRHLRGGLLAYAAQFPEFGFF, from the coding sequence ATGGCTCAACGCCCTGCATCCGAAGGCGTAACGCTGGCGGGAAGCCGCGAGCTTCGCCGCTACAGCCGTCATCTGCTCATTCCCGAGGTCGGCCTCGCGGGGCAAGAACGCATGGCCGCGGCGCGCGTGCTGGTGATCGGCGCGGGCGGCCTTGGATCGCCGGTGTTACAGTATCTCGCGGCCGCCGGCATCGGCCGCATCGGCGTGATGGACGACGATACGGTCGACGAAACCAATCTGCAGCGACAAACGATTTTCAGCACCGCCGATATCGGCCGGCAGAAGGCGCAAGCGGCAGCGGATCGTCTGCAGGCGCTCAACCCGTTTGTCGCGATCGATCCGATCGCCGCCCGCTTTGACGAGCGCAACGCGCGCGAATTAGTCCGGCTCTACGACGTCGTCGTCGATTGCACCGATCGCTTCCCGATTCGCTATCTCGTCAACGACGCGTGCGTGCTGGAAGGCAAGCCGGACGTGTACGCCTCGATCTTTCGGTTCGACGGGCAAGTGAGCGTTTTCGGCGCGTCCGGCGGCCCGTGCTATCGCTGTCTCTACCCCCAAGCGCCTCCGGCCGGTAGCGTTCCGACGTGCGCCGAGGGCGGGGTGCTCGGCGTTCTGGGAGGCTTGGTCGGCGCTTGGCAGGCGAACGAAGTCTTCAAGCTCGTCTTGGGCATCGGCGAACCGCTGGTGGGGCGGCTCCTCTTGGTCGATAGCCTCGCCGGCAGCACGCACACGGTGCGCTTCGATCGCGATCCCGATTGCGCCGTCTGCGGTACGTCGCCCACCATTCGCGAGGCTTCCGAAGAAGCGCAGGACGACGACACCGTGCGCGATGACGACGTGTTGCCCGGCGACCTCGATCGCGCGCTCGAGAGCGCGCTCTTGATCGACGTTCGGGAGCCGCACGAAGTGGTACTCGGCATCGTGCCCGGCGCGTTACACATCCCCGCCTCGCAACTCGAAGCGCGACTGCACGAACTCGATACCGCGCGTTCGTATATCGTCGCGTGTCGCATCGGTCAGAAATCCCAGTGGGCGCTTGCGCGCCTGCACGATGCGGGCTTCACGCGGGTGCGTCATCTGCGCGGCGGGCTGCTCGCTTACGCCGCCCAATTTCCCGAATTCGGATTTTTCTAA
- a CDS encoding alpha/beta fold hydrolase, translating to MSVALHRIQAESNGVAVLEYRPRRARNVALVVGHGYSSSKHNLDTLCGFLSSHGFAAYSLDFPGHKLGASGGVLRGMNDCIDAMAATVAFARERASGAPIYTLGHSMGAMTALFTAASDERIAGVVAIATGYGRPTALTTLMAAGATDFRSSYVEGIALPELVADIDGRYDSALGRLAGRPSLFIAATRDAMVSPQSVRDLYERALEPKTFASVDSDHTLAGEHARGEVLQWLNALHPKA from the coding sequence GTGAGCGTTGCACTGCATCGCATCCAGGCCGAGTCCAACGGCGTTGCCGTGCTCGAATACCGCCCGCGTCGCGCACGCAACGTTGCGCTGGTCGTCGGGCATGGCTACTCGTCGAGCAAACACAACCTCGATACCCTGTGCGGCTTTCTTTCCAGCCATGGTTTTGCGGCATACAGCTTGGATTTTCCGGGCCATAAACTCGGCGCGAGCGGCGGCGTTCTGCGCGGCATGAACGATTGCATCGATGCGATGGCCGCGACGGTCGCGTTCGCGCGCGAGCGCGCGAGCGGCGCGCCGATCTACACGCTGGGCCACAGCATGGGCGCGATGACGGCCCTCTTCACGGCGGCGAGCGACGAACGGATCGCCGGCGTTGTCGCTATCGCGACGGGTTACGGTCGCCCAACCGCGCTCACGACCCTGATGGCCGCCGGTGCGACGGATTTCCGCTCGTCGTACGTCGAGGGCATCGCGTTGCCGGAACTGGTGGCCGACATCGACGGACGCTACGATAGCGCGCTCGGACGGCTCGCCGGGCGCCCCTCGCTCTTCATCGCCGCAACTCGCGATGCGATGGTGAGCCCGCAGAGCGTCCGCGATCTCTACGAACGGGCGCTCGAGCCCAAGACCTTTGCGAGCGTCGATAGCGACCATACGTTGGCGGGCGAGCACGCTCGCGGTGAGGTGCTGCAATGGCTCAACGCCCTGCATCCGAAGGCGTAA
- a CDS encoding molybdenum cofactor biosynthesis protein MoaE: MSAMFAIVEDTIDTAALEAATRTDACGAVVTFYGIVRERADDGRGVNGLSYEAYEPMAVIEFEAIAKEARERFGDVRVAVVHRVGALRIGDVAVAVVAACPHRAQAFDACEYAIDEVKRRAPIWKKEHYLEGDGEWISNDCGHHG, encoded by the coding sequence ATGAGCGCGATGTTTGCGATCGTCGAAGACACCATCGATACCGCCGCGCTCGAAGCGGCGACGCGTACCGATGCGTGCGGTGCGGTGGTCACGTTTTATGGGATCGTGCGGGAGCGTGCCGACGACGGCCGCGGCGTCAACGGGCTTTCATACGAGGCCTACGAGCCGATGGCCGTCATCGAATTTGAGGCTATTGCGAAAGAAGCGCGCGAGCGGTTCGGAGACGTGCGCGTCGCCGTCGTGCATCGCGTCGGCGCGCTCCGGATCGGCGACGTCGCCGTGGCGGTTGTTGCCGCCTGCCCGCACCGCGCGCAAGCCTTCGACGCGTGCGAATACGCGATCGACGAAGTCAAACGGCGTGCGCCGATTTGGAAGAAGGAGCACTACCTCGAAGGCGATGGGGAATGGATCTCCAACGACTGCGGACACCACGGGTGA
- a CDS encoding MoaD/ThiS family protein, translating into MRIQVRAFARTRELLGSGSLDLELPAGSTVADAWNALEARSPQLRDLAASTRLARNARMVKREDGLADGDELALLPPVGGG; encoded by the coding sequence ATGCGCATCCAGGTTCGCGCGTTCGCGCGCACGCGCGAGTTGCTCGGTAGCGGTTCGCTCGACTTAGAACTCCCCGCCGGGTCGACGGTCGCGGACGCGTGGAACGCGCTCGAAGCGCGCTCGCCCCAATTGCGCGATCTCGCCGCCTCAACGCGTCTGGCGCGTAACGCGCGGATGGTGAAACGCGAAGACGGGTTGGCGGACGGCGATGAACTTGCGCTGCTCCCTCCGGTGGGGGGCGGATGA
- a CDS encoding Cof-type HAD-IIB family hydrolase, producing the protein MVSSIDLIALDLDGTLLNPDESISPANRAAIADALASGVRVVLVTGRGVDTPALIARDLGLNLPVICAHGALTKDFVQDRVLGHIPVPLQYAGPMIEYAELNELALAVYVEERFFRLEGAHRYMDDQQGPSWQDLTSFTEIAGRAPTFMRFLGHDSVEAMREAFSDFPLHFKYESWGEFEECAVTSREATKKHALERLCADLQIPASRILAVGDSRNDVPMMRWAGIGVAMGNALPEVRNAVAHVTDANTEDGVARAIERYVLQPKNDQEKSA; encoded by the coding sequence GTGGTGTCCAGCATCGATCTCATCGCCCTCGACCTCGACGGCACGCTCCTCAACCCCGACGAGTCCATCTCGCCCGCCAACCGCGCGGCGATCGCCGACGCATTGGCGAGCGGCGTTCGCGTGGTGCTCGTGACCGGCCGGGGCGTCGATACCCCGGCGCTCATCGCGCGGGACCTCGGGCTCAATCTTCCGGTCATCTGCGCTCACGGCGCACTCACCAAAGACTTCGTGCAGGATAGGGTGCTGGGACACATCCCGGTTCCGCTCCAATACGCCGGCCCCATGATCGAGTACGCCGAGCTCAACGAACTCGCTCTCGCCGTCTACGTCGAGGAGCGGTTCTTTCGGCTCGAAGGGGCGCATAGGTACATGGACGATCAGCAGGGTCCGTCCTGGCAAGATCTTACGAGCTTTACCGAGATTGCCGGGCGCGCGCCCACGTTCATGCGGTTTCTGGGCCACGATTCGGTCGAGGCGATGCGGGAGGCGTTCTCGGATTTTCCGCTCCATTTCAAATACGAGAGCTGGGGCGAATTCGAAGAATGTGCGGTCACCAGTCGCGAAGCCACCAAGAAGCACGCACTCGAGCGCCTCTGTGCCGATCTGCAGATACCGGCCTCGCGCATCTTGGCGGTCGGCGATTCGCGCAACGACGTCCCGATGATGCGCTGGGCCGGAATCGGCGTGGCGATGGGTAATGCTCTCCCCGAGGTCCGCAATGCGGTAGCGCATGTGACCGACGCGAATACTGAAGACGGCGTCGCCCGAGCGATCGAGCGCTATGTCTTACAACCGAAGAACGACCAAGAGAAGAGCGCATGA
- a CDS encoding aminotransferase class V-fold PLP-dependent enzyme, translating into MSTTPLPRDEFAVTERFIYLNHAAVGVLPRSSAAALTTFISDHASGGVMGVFPYEAKLPEYRTNIARFIGAGAHEIAVLRNTGDGANALAGGLDWQADEEVLLCGNEFPSNAIPWLALRERGVRVRCLGGANVRLTPDVLRREITKQTRIVAVSWVNFADGYRHDLAALADVAHGAGALLCVDAIQGLGAFSVDVRACGIDALYAGGAKWMLALQGVSFLYIREQLLDRLGVAAPGWRSMDDMWDFLNYDQPYTRDASRFEGGTPNFIGALSLDRAIDLFERCDRPAVAAHVLALTDHLYDGLRRIGATLHTERGEGISSGIVAFSLQGVPSVALGKAIQREGAITTWRPGGIRVSPHGYTTFEEIDQFLDLVPQCARTLPERE; encoded by the coding sequence GTGAGTACTACCCCGCTTCCCCGCGATGAGTTTGCCGTAACCGAGCGCTTCATCTATCTCAACCACGCAGCCGTCGGGGTCTTACCGCGATCGAGCGCCGCCGCGCTGACGACGTTCATTTCCGATCACGCGAGCGGCGGCGTGATGGGCGTATTTCCCTACGAAGCGAAGCTGCCGGAATATCGAACGAACATCGCGCGTTTTATCGGTGCCGGCGCGCACGAAATCGCGGTGCTTCGCAACACCGGAGACGGCGCAAACGCGCTGGCCGGCGGCCTCGATTGGCAAGCCGATGAAGAAGTGCTGCTGTGCGGCAACGAGTTTCCGTCGAACGCGATACCGTGGCTTGCGCTACGCGAGCGCGGCGTGCGCGTGCGCTGCCTCGGCGGCGCGAACGTGCGTCTTACGCCCGACGTGCTTCGGCGCGAGATCACCAAGCAGACGCGCATCGTCGCGGTGTCGTGGGTGAATTTTGCGGACGGCTACCGTCACGATCTGGCGGCGCTCGCCGACGTCGCACACGGGGCGGGTGCGCTGCTCTGCGTCGATGCGATTCAAGGCTTGGGAGCCTTTTCGGTGGACGTGCGCGCGTGCGGTATCGACGCACTCTACGCAGGCGGCGCAAAGTGGATGCTCGCGCTTCAAGGCGTGAGCTTCCTCTACATTCGGGAGCAATTGCTCGATCGATTGGGCGTGGCGGCGCCAGGCTGGCGATCGATGGACGATATGTGGGATTTTCTCAACTACGATCAGCCCTATACGCGCGATGCATCCCGGTTCGAGGGAGGCACGCCCAACTTTATCGGCGCGCTCTCGCTGGACCGCGCGATCGACCTGTTCGAACGCTGCGACCGGCCGGCCGTCGCAGCGCACGTTCTGGCGCTGACCGACCATTTATACGACGGCTTGCGGCGCATCGGGGCGACGCTGCACACGGAACGGGGAGAGGGAATCTCTTCGGGCATCGTAGCGTTCTCCTTGCAAGGGGTGCCAAGCGTCGCTCTCGGTAAGGCTATCCAACGCGAGGGCGCGATCACCACGTGGCGGCCGGGCGGGATTCGCGTCTCGCCGCACGGGTATACAACATTCGAAGAGATCGACCAGTTCCTAGACCTCGTGCCGCAGTGTGCGCGCACGCTTCCCGAAAGAGAGTGA
- the phoU gene encoding phosphate signaling complex protein PhoU: MRAAYHEALEGTRLDVVRLGALVGDAIRIAVEALERRDATAGGRVVAGDDVVDDLRRKIESHCIELIWRQQPVAGELREIAAMLEIATDLERVGDYAVDIAKNAIKLADQTMRPQKVEIDRIAGVAHAMLLDAMRAYTEHDSELGTAVIERDDEVDRLYKRSIKLLQEEMQADPEMVRAGTRYLFVLAWLERVGDRAVNIAWHTKDMIGEA, from the coding sequence GTGCGAGCTGCGTACCACGAAGCACTAGAGGGGACACGACTCGATGTCGTGCGCCTGGGCGCGCTCGTCGGCGATGCGATTCGAATTGCCGTCGAGGCGCTGGAGCGTCGGGACGCGACGGCCGGCGGCCGCGTGGTCGCGGGCGACGACGTCGTCGACGATCTGCGCCGAAAAATTGAATCGCACTGCATCGAACTCATCTGGCGCCAACAGCCGGTGGCCGGAGAGCTGCGCGAGATCGCGGCCATGCTCGAAATCGCGACCGACCTCGAGCGGGTCGGCGACTACGCGGTCGACATTGCGAAGAACGCCATCAAACTCGCCGACCAGACGATGCGCCCGCAGAAGGTGGAGATCGACCGGATTGCCGGCGTCGCGCATGCGATGCTGCTCGATGCCATGCGCGCCTATACCGAGCACGATTCCGAACTCGGCACCGCGGTGATCGAGCGCGACGATGAAGTCGACAGGCTCTACAAGCGCAGCATCAAGCTCTTGCAAGAAGAGATGCAGGCCGATCCGGAGATGGTCCGCGCGGGCACCCGGTATCTGTTCGTGCTGGCGTGGCTCGAGCGGGTCGGCGACCGAGCCGTCAATATCGCTTGGCACACGAAGGACATGATCGGCGAGGCGTGA
- a CDS encoding 3-hydroxybutyryl-CoA dehydrogenase, whose product MAEIRTVGICGAGLMGNGIAQTCAAAGFNVVLMEVAPEPLQRGVATIAKSLDKFVEKGKLSQADRDATFARVRPTTDVNDLAGCDLIIEAIVENVAIKTELFQKLDAMLAPHAIICTNTSSLCVIELAAKTKRPNRVAGLHFFNPVPIMKLVEVVKTIATTQDVIDALFAFSKKLGKEPILAQDTPGFVVNRLLIPYLLYAIRCLEGGLASKEDIDKGMKLGCGYPMGPFELLDFVGLDTTYYISEIMFDEFKDPMMAAPPLLKRMVLAGRFGRKSGKGFYDYE is encoded by the coding sequence GTGGCAGAGATCCGTACCGTCGGCATCTGCGGAGCCGGCCTCATGGGCAACGGCATCGCGCAGACATGCGCGGCAGCAGGCTTCAACGTCGTCCTCATGGAGGTGGCTCCCGAGCCCCTGCAGCGCGGGGTCGCAACGATCGCCAAATCGCTCGATAAGTTTGTCGAAAAAGGGAAGCTTTCGCAAGCCGACCGGGATGCGACGTTCGCGCGCGTGCGTCCGACCACCGACGTCAACGATCTGGCCGGTTGCGACCTCATCATCGAAGCGATCGTCGAAAATGTCGCGATCAAGACCGAGCTCTTTCAGAAGCTCGACGCCATGCTCGCGCCGCACGCGATCATCTGCACCAACACCTCGAGCCTCTGCGTGATCGAGCTCGCGGCTAAGACCAAGCGCCCGAATCGCGTTGCCGGCCTGCACTTTTTCAACCCGGTACCGATCATGAAGCTCGTCGAGGTCGTCAAGACGATCGCGACGACGCAAGACGTGATCGATGCGCTCTTTGCCTTCTCGAAGAAACTCGGCAAAGAACCGATCCTCGCCCAAGACACGCCGGGATTCGTCGTCAATCGCCTGTTGATTCCGTATCTGCTCTACGCCATCCGATGCTTGGAAGGCGGCCTCGCGAGCAAAGAAGACATCGACAAGGGGATGAAGCTCGGCTGCGGTTACCCGATGGGCCCGTTCGAGCTGCTCGATTTCGTCGGTCTCGACACGACGTACTATATCTCCGAGATCATGTTCGACGAGTTCAAAGACCCCATGATGGCCGCGCCGCCGCTGCTCAAACGCATGGTGCTCGCCGGTCGCTTTGGGCGCAAGAGCGGAAAGGGCTTCTACGACTATGAGTAG
- a CDS encoding enoyl-CoA hydratase-related protein, with the protein MSSEGMFENILVDRDGPLGIITLNRPSVLNALNGKLLAELSFALLELERNADLRAVIITGAGEKAFAAGADIGELNALENAGAGADQARMGQSVTRQIERLRKPVIMAVNGFALGGGCELAMAGDIRIASENAKFGQPEVNLGLIPGYGGSQRTTRLLGKGMASYLCLTGEIIDAHEALRIGLVERVVPLAGLLDEAKRIGTLIAAKAPLAIAACKRAINGGAHLAIDDALELEAIEFGILVDTKDFREGTSAFLEKRKPEWQSK; encoded by the coding sequence ATGAGTAGCGAAGGTATGTTCGAAAACATTTTGGTCGATCGCGACGGCCCGCTCGGCATCATCACGCTCAATCGCCCGAGCGTATTGAACGCGCTCAACGGCAAGCTGTTGGCGGAGCTCTCGTTCGCGCTGTTGGAACTCGAGCGGAACGCAGATCTGCGCGCCGTCATCATCACGGGAGCCGGGGAAAAAGCTTTCGCCGCCGGTGCCGACATCGGCGAATTGAATGCGCTCGAAAACGCCGGTGCGGGAGCAGATCAGGCCCGGATGGGTCAATCGGTCACCCGGCAAATCGAACGTTTGCGCAAACCCGTCATCATGGCGGTGAACGGTTTCGCGCTCGGCGGCGGCTGCGAACTCGCGATGGCCGGCGATATTCGGATCGCCAGCGAGAATGCGAAGTTCGGGCAACCCGAGGTCAACTTGGGATTGATCCCCGGCTACGGCGGCTCGCAACGCACGACCAGGCTGCTCGGCAAAGGGATGGCGTCGTATCTCTGCCTCACCGGAGAGATCATCGACGCGCACGAGGCGCTCCGCATCGGGTTGGTGGAACGCGTGGTTCCGCTTGCGGGACTACTCGACGAGGCCAAGCGCATCGGCACGCTGATCGCTGCAAAGGCACCGCTGGCGATCGCCGCCTGTAAACGAGCGATCAACGGCGGAGCGCATCTTGCGATCGACGACGCGCTGGAACTCGAAGCGATCGAATTCGGGATCCTCGTCGATACCAAGGATTTCCGCGAAGGCACGAGCGCGTTCCTCGAAAAACGCAAGCCGGAGTGGCAATCCAAATAG
- a CDS encoding divalent metal cation transporter — protein sequence MEVADQAAQPQGWRRWISVLGPGLITGASDDDPSGISTYSVSGASAGYSMLWIVLLTTPMMAVVQGMCSRIGMVTGIGLATNMRRHLPMWLVVPLALATVVANIMNAGADLEGMGASAQMVLGFPQLAWVVFFGVLLIVTQVFFSYRLIFAIVKWLTISLFAYVITAFVVHPPWGLVLRHLVWPELHFNASWLTTLMAVLGTTITPYLFFWQSSLMVEEEKSMGRNSERARRGATKAEIDDAHLDSNIGMIFSNVVAFFIIVTTAATLYAHGLTHIASAQDAAKALAPLAGRFAYLLFALGMVGTGLLAIPALVGSSAYVAAETLHFREGLNLKLSRAPGFYGALVLGMIVAIAMGFLRIDPIRALFWSAVLNGLVAVPLLAVVVWFASSRAIMGKWTSSLVARAWGWATVLVMGLAGISIFVFWGKS from the coding sequence ATGGAAGTTGCAGACCAGGCGGCCCAGCCGCAAGGCTGGCGCCGCTGGATTTCGGTCCTCGGGCCGGGGCTGATCACCGGAGCCTCGGACGACGACCCCTCGGGCATCTCGACGTACTCGGTCTCCGGCGCGTCCGCAGGGTACTCGATGCTGTGGATCGTGCTGCTGACCACGCCGATGATGGCCGTCGTCCAAGGCATGTGTTCGCGCATCGGCATGGTGACGGGCATCGGGCTCGCGACCAATATGCGGCGCCATTTACCGATGTGGCTGGTGGTGCCGCTGGCCCTTGCAACCGTCGTTGCGAACATCATGAATGCCGGTGCCGATTTGGAAGGCATGGGCGCGTCCGCGCAGATGGTGCTCGGGTTCCCGCAACTGGCGTGGGTCGTCTTCTTCGGCGTGCTGCTGATCGTGACGCAGGTGTTTTTCTCGTATCGGCTGATCTTTGCGATCGTCAAATGGCTCACGATTTCGCTGTTTGCCTACGTGATCACCGCATTCGTCGTGCATCCGCCTTGGGGGCTCGTCCTGCGCCATCTCGTTTGGCCGGAGTTGCACTTCAACGCGAGTTGGCTCACCACGTTGATGGCCGTCCTCGGAACCACCATCACGCCCTATCTGTTCTTCTGGCAATCATCGTTGATGGTGGAGGAAGAGAAATCGATGGGCCGCAACAGCGAGCGCGCGCGGCGCGGGGCCACGAAAGCCGAGATCGACGACGCTCATCTCGATTCGAATATCGGGATGATCTTCTCGAACGTCGTCGCGTTCTTTATCATCGTGACCACGGCGGCGACGCTCTACGCGCACGGACTGACACACATCGCCTCCGCGCAAGACGCGGCCAAAGCGCTCGCGCCGCTAGCCGGACGCTTCGCATATCTTCTTTTTGCCCTCGGTATGGTCGGGACGGGGTTGCTCGCGATCCCCGCGCTCGTCGGTTCGTCGGCGTACGTTGCTGCCGAAACCCTGCATTTTCGGGAAGGCCTCAACCTCAAGTTATCGCGCGCGCCGGGCTTCTACGGCGCGCTGGTGCTGGGAATGATCGTGGCGATTGCGATGGGTTTTCTGCGCATCGATCCGATCCGCGCGCTGTTCTGGTCGGCGGTGCTCAACGGGTTGGTTGCGGTGCCGCTACTGGCGGTTGTCGTATGGTTCGCAAGCAGTCGCGCAATCATGGGCAAGTGGACCAGTTCGCTGGTCGCGCGCGCGTGGGGATGGGCGACCGTCCTTGTCATGGGCTTGGCGGGGATCAGCATCTTCGTCTTTTGGGGTAAGAGCTAA